A genome region from Natranaeroarchaeum sulfidigenes includes the following:
- a CDS encoding ATP synthase subunit A, giving the protein MSKATDTDTVQEDGVIDSVSGPVVTATDLDARMNDVVYVGEEGLMGEVIEIEGNVTTIQVYEETSGVGPGEPVENTGEPLSVDLGPGMLDSIYDGVQRPLDVLEGKMGAFLDRGVDAPGIDLDKEWEFTPTVEEGDEVSPNDIIGTVPETESIEHKVMVPPDSEGGEVVAIEGGEFTVEETVAELDSGEEIQMHQEWPVRKQRPADEKQTPTTPLVSGQRILDGLFPIAKGGTAAIPGPFGSGKTVTQHQLAKWADADIVVYVGCGERGNEMTEVIEDFPELEDPVTGKPLMSRTCLIANTSNMPVAARESCIYTGITIAEFFRDMGYDVALMADSTSRWAEAMREISSRLEEMPGEEGYPAYLAARLAQFYERAGYFENINGTEGSVSAIGAVSPPGGDFSEPVTQNTLRIVKTFWALDADLAERRHFPSINWNESYSLYRDQLDPWYRENVAEDYPEIRQWAIDVLDEETELQEIVQLVGKDALPEDQQLTLEVARYLRESWLQQNAFHDVDTYCEPNKTYRMLQAIKTFNDEAFDALDAGVPVEEIQDIDAAPQLNRMGVAEEYEQFIGDLEDDITTELRELY; this is encoded by the coding sequence ATGAGCAAAGCAACAGACACGGACACTGTGCAGGAGGACGGTGTCATCGACAGCGTGAGCGGTCCTGTCGTGACGGCGACCGACCTCGATGCCCGGATGAACGACGTTGTGTACGTTGGCGAAGAAGGGCTGATGGGCGAGGTCATCGAGATCGAAGGTAACGTCACGACGATTCAGGTGTACGAGGAAACGTCGGGTGTCGGACCCGGCGAACCCGTCGAAAACACGGGCGAACCACTGAGCGTGGATCTCGGCCCCGGCATGCTGGACTCCATCTACGACGGCGTCCAGCGCCCCCTCGACGTGCTGGAGGGGAAGATGGGCGCGTTCCTCGACCGTGGGGTCGACGCCCCCGGGATCGACCTGGACAAAGAGTGGGAGTTCACGCCGACCGTCGAGGAGGGCGACGAGGTTAGCCCGAACGACATCATCGGTACCGTCCCCGAGACCGAGAGTATCGAACATAAAGTAATGGTGCCCCCCGATTCCGAGGGTGGCGAGGTCGTCGCCATCGAGGGCGGCGAGTTCACCGTCGAGGAGACGGTCGCCGAACTCGATTCCGGCGAGGAGATCCAGATGCATCAGGAGTGGCCGGTCCGCAAGCAGCGTCCGGCCGACGAGAAGCAGACGCCGACGACCCCGCTGGTTTCGGGCCAGCGCATCCTCGATGGGCTCTTCCCGATCGCGAAAGGTGGGACAGCGGCGATTCCCGGGCCGTTCGGGTCTGGGAAGACCGTGACCCAGCACCAGCTCGCCAAGTGGGCCGACGCCGACATCGTCGTCTACGTCGGCTGTGGCGAACGCGGAAACGAGATGACCGAAGTGATCGAGGACTTCCCGGAACTGGAAGACCCAGTTACCGGGAAGCCGCTGATGAGCCGAACCTGTCTCATCGCGAACACCTCGAACATGCCCGTCGCAGCGCGTGAATCCTGTATTTACACCGGGATCACGATCGCGGAGTTCTTCCGTGACATGGGCTATGACGTCGCGCTGATGGCCGACTCCACCTCCCGGTGGGCAGAGGCCATGCGCGAGATCTCCTCGCGACTGGAGGAGATGCCCGGCGAGGAGGGGTATCCCGCCTATCTCGCCGCGCGGCTCGCACAGTTCTACGAGCGAGCCGGCTACTTCGAGAACATCAACGGGACCGAGGGATCGGTGTCGGCGATCGGTGCAGTTAGCCCACCCGGCGGTGACTTCTCCGAGCCGGTTACTCAGAACACGCTCCGGATCGTCAAGACGTTCTGGGCGCTGGACGCCGACCTCGCGGAACGACGTCACTTCCCCTCGATCAACTGGAACGAGTCGTACTCGCTCTATCGTGACCAGCTCGATCCCTGGTACCGGGAGAACGTTGCCGAGGACTATCCGGAGATCCGCCAGTGGGCGATCGACGTCCTCGACGAGGAGACCGAGCTCCAGGAGATCGTCCAGCTGGTCGGGAAGGACGCCCTGCCGGAGGACCAGCAGTTGACGCTGGAGGTCGCACGGTATCTGCGTGAATCGTGGCTCCAGCAGAACGCGTTCCACGACGTTGATACCTACTGCGAACCGAACAAGACCTACCGAATGCTTCAGGCGATCAAGACGTTCAACGACGAAGCGTTCGACGCGCTTGACGCTGGGGTGCCGGTCGAAGAGATCCAGGACATCGACGCCGCGCCGCAGCTGAACCGGATGGGCGTCGCCGAGGAGTACGAACAGTTCATCGGCGACCTGGAAGACGACATCACAACAGAGCTGCGGGAGCTGTACTAA
- a CDS encoding V-type ATP synthase subunit F codes for MSQEIAVVGSPEFTTGFRLAGVREFHNVADEDKDDELDDAVTAVLNDENIGIVVMHDDDLEHLSRAVRQDVETSVEPVVVTLGGGAGSGGLRDQIKRAIGIDLMEEEDQS; via the coding sequence ATGAGCCAGGAGATCGCAGTCGTCGGCAGTCCCGAGTTCACGACCGGCTTTCGGCTCGCCGGCGTTCGCGAGTTCCACAACGTCGCGGACGAGGACAAAGACGACGAGCTCGACGACGCGGTGACCGCGGTGCTCAACGACGAGAACATCGGCATCGTCGTCATGCACGACGACGACCTCGAGCACCTGTCGCGGGCCGTGCGACAGGACGTCGAGACGAGCGTCGAACCGGTCGTCGTCACGCTCGGCGGCGGTGCCGGGAGCGGCGGGCTGCGCGACCAGATCAAACGAGCCATCGGGATCGACCTGATGGAGGAGGAAGACCAATCATGA
- a CDS encoding V-type ATP synthase subunit C — translation MRYFDASNPEYVNARIRARKSALLADEDYRKLVRMGPGGIARFMEETEYETEINALGARYSGTDLIEYALNRNLSKHFQDLLDWSQGRLRDLIARYLRKYDAWNLKTIIRGVYSGASAEAIQSDLIRAGELDEALLDRLSEADSIETVVEELEDTMYGEPLEAALEEFETDNVLVPLENAIDREFYTHLLDNLSTDRRRDGPTTQYVEFLQAEIDFRNAQNALRLGRSGADLDPTEYFIEGGKLFEQSELRTLVSDTDQLIDHIRNSEYGDDLSRALDELADADSLIQFEHALDAALLEYTDQLSTIYPVSITAVMSYILAKEREVENIRAIARGREVGLDEAEIENELVIL, via the coding sequence ATGAGGTACTTCGACGCATCGAACCCCGAGTACGTCAACGCTCGTATTCGCGCCAGAAAGTCGGCGTTGCTCGCCGACGAGGACTATCGGAAACTGGTCCGAATGGGTCCCGGCGGCATCGCTCGGTTCATGGAGGAGACCGAGTACGAGACGGAGATCAACGCGCTCGGTGCCCGGTACAGCGGAACCGACCTGATAGAGTACGCACTGAACCGGAACCTCTCGAAGCACTTTCAGGACCTGCTCGACTGGTCACAGGGGCGTCTACGGGATCTGATCGCCCGGTATCTGCGCAAATACGACGCGTGGAATCTCAAGACGATTATTCGCGGCGTCTACTCGGGTGCATCGGCCGAAGCGATCCAGTCGGACCTGATCCGAGCTGGCGAGCTCGACGAAGCGCTTCTCGACCGGCTCAGCGAGGCCGACTCGATCGAGACCGTCGTAGAAGAGCTGGAGGACACGATGTACGGCGAGCCCCTCGAGGCGGCACTCGAGGAGTTCGAGACGGACAATGTTCTCGTCCCGCTGGAAAACGCGATCGACAGGGAGTTCTACACGCACCTGCTCGACAACCTCTCGACCGATCGACGCCGTGACGGGCCGACGACACAGTACGTCGAGTTCCTGCAGGCAGAGATCGACTTCCGGAACGCACAGAACGCGCTTCGGCTCGGTCGAAGCGGTGCCGACCTAGACCCGACCGAGTACTTCATCGAGGGTGGGAAGCTGTTCGAGCAGAGCGAGCTTCGGACCCTGGTTTCGGATACCGACCAGTTGATCGACCACATCCGGAACAGCGAGTACGGCGACGACCTGTCGCGCGCACTCGACGAGTTAGCGGACGCGGACAGCCTGATCCAGTTCGAGCACGCACTCGACGCGGCGCTGCTTGAGTACACGGATCAGCTGTCGACCATCTACCCGGTATCGATCACCGCAGTGATGTCGTACATTCTCGCCAAGGAGCGAGAGGTAGAGAACATTCGCGCGATCGCGCGCGGTCGGGAAGTCGGCCTCGATGAGGCGGAGATCGAAAACGAGCTGGTGATACTATGA
- a CDS encoding V-type ATP synthase subunit E, which translates to MSLETVVEDIRDEARARAEEIISDADERAEEIVAEAEADKEDTLAEAEAEIEKQIEQEQEQRLSSAKLEAKQERLEARRDALERVYDAVKTELTELDEERRRELTTALLDSAAAEFEDGAEIDVYGRPGDEELLASILDSYDGFELAGEHDCLGGVVLESDSSNVRVNNTFDAVLEEVWEDNLRDISTRLFDQ; encoded by the coding sequence ATGAGTTTAGAAACGGTAGTTGAGGACATTCGAGACGAGGCCCGCGCGCGTGCGGAGGAGATAATCTCCGACGCCGACGAGCGTGCCGAGGAGATCGTCGCCGAGGCCGAAGCCGACAAAGAGGACACTCTCGCGGAGGCCGAAGCGGAGATCGAAAAGCAGATCGAACAGGAGCAGGAACAGCGCCTCTCCAGCGCCAAGCTCGAAGCGAAACAAGAGCGTCTCGAAGCGCGTCGTGATGCACTCGAACGTGTCTACGACGCGGTGAAGACGGAACTCACGGAGCTCGACGAGGAGCGGCGACGGGAGCTGACCACGGCACTGCTCGATTCGGCTGCGGCCGAGTTCGAGGACGGCGCCGAGATCGATGTCTACGGTCGTCCGGGCGACGAGGAGTTGCTCGCGTCGATCCTCGATTCGTACGATGGCTTCGAGCTCGCGGGCGAACACGACTGTCTCGGCGGCGTGGTGCTCGAAAGTGACAGCTCGAACGTACGGGTGAACAACACCTTCGATGCCGTTCTCGAAGAGGTGTGGGAAGACAACCTGCGAGACATCAGCACACGGTTGTTCGACCAATGA
- a CDS encoding tRNA pseudouridine(54/55) synthase Pus10: protein MTVLDDARALLETGPLCDACLGRPFSDRSFGLTNDERGRALRTTIALEDDTDYDPTPSEDCWVCEGFCGEYDEWAERVAEAVGDIHFETYQVGTRTPPLIEENDVLLREDAGLDEDAGELFKSEFNREVGKRVGQKTDTMVDFERPDVLALLNLEREGDVEIQVNPAFVYGRYRKLERDIPQTEWPCRECGGSGKDLGPDGEIDCDHCGGSGYLYDDSVEGYVAPHVREAMEGEEAVFHGAGREDVDALMLERGRPFVTEVKEPGFRSPDVEALEAQINEEADGSVEVEGLRLATHEMVERVKELEASKTYRMDVEFAEPVENGAFEAALAELEGATIEQYTPERVDHRRASLTRTREVYEIEGALEDDHHADIELHGAGGLYVKELVSSDNGRTEPSLAGLLGVDAEVTALDVLDVEGEEEAFEQDEFFRDG from the coding sequence ATGACGGTACTTGACGACGCTCGCGCGCTCCTGGAGACGGGACCGCTCTGTGACGCGTGTCTCGGGCGGCCCTTCTCGGATCGGAGTTTCGGGCTGACCAACGACGAGCGCGGCCGGGCACTCCGGACGACGATCGCGCTGGAAGACGATACTGACTACGATCCCACACCATCCGAGGATTGCTGGGTCTGTGAGGGTTTCTGTGGCGAGTACGACGAGTGGGCCGAGCGCGTCGCCGAGGCGGTCGGAGACATCCACTTCGAGACGTATCAGGTCGGGACGCGCACCCCGCCCCTGATCGAGGAAAACGACGTCCTGCTGCGGGAAGACGCCGGACTCGACGAGGACGCGGGCGAACTGTTCAAATCCGAGTTCAACCGCGAAGTCGGCAAGCGCGTTGGACAGAAGACCGACACCATGGTCGACTTTGAGCGCCCCGACGTGCTGGCCCTGCTCAACCTCGAACGCGAGGGCGACGTGGAGATTCAAGTCAATCCGGCCTTCGTCTACGGCCGATACCGAAAGCTCGAACGCGATATCCCCCAGACCGAGTGGCCCTGCCGGGAGTGTGGCGGCAGCGGCAAGGACCTCGGACCCGACGGCGAGATCGACTGCGATCACTGCGGCGGGAGCGGCTACCTCTACGACGATAGCGTCGAGGGCTACGTCGCGCCACACGTCCGCGAGGCGATGGAGGGCGAGGAGGCCGTCTTCCACGGCGCTGGCCGCGAGGACGTCGACGCGCTGATGCTCGAACGCGGCCGGCCCTTCGTCACCGAAGTCAAAGAGCCGGGCTTCCGGAGCCCGGACGTCGAGGCGCTGGAAGCACAGATCAACGAGGAAGCCGACGGTTCGGTCGAAGTCGAGGGCCTTCGACTCGCCACCCACGAAATGGTCGAGCGCGTCAAGGAACTCGAAGCGAGCAAGACCTACCGGATGGACGTCGAGTTCGCGGAGCCGGTCGAGAACGGCGCGTTCGAGGCTGCACTCGCCGAGCTAGAGGGCGCGACGATCGAGCAGTACACGCCCGAGCGCGTCGACCACCGCCGCGCGAGTCTCACGCGCACGCGAGAGGTCTACGAGATCGAGGGGGCCCTCGAAGACGACCACCACGCCGACATCGAGCTCCACGGGGCTGGCGGGCTCTACGTCAAGGAGCTGGTAAGCAGTGACAACGGTCGGACGGAGCCCAGTCTCGCTGGACTGCTCGGCGTCGACGCCGAAGTGACGGCGTTGGACGTGCTGGACGTAGAGGGGGAGGAAGAGGCGTTCGAGCAGGACGAGTTTTTCAGAGACGGCTGA
- a CDS encoding ATP synthase subunit B, with protein MKEYQTITEISGPLVFAEVDEPIGYDEIVEIETPDGDVKRGQILESSQGLVAIQVFEGTEGIDRQSSVRFLGETMKMPVTEDLLGRVLDGSGNPIDGGPEIVPDERIDIVGEAINPYAREYPEEFIQTGVSAIDGMNTLVRGQKLPIFSGSGLPHSDLALQIARQASVPEEEEGDGEGSEFAVIFGAMGITQEEANEFMDDFERTGALERSVVFMNLADDPAVERTVTPRLALTTAEYLAFEKDYHVLVILTDMTNYCEALREIGAAREEVPGRRGYPGYMYTDLAQLYERAGRIEGREGSVTQIPILTMPGDDDTHPIPDLTGYITEGQIYIDRDLNSQGVKPPINVLPSLSRLMDDGIGEGLTRGDHGDVSDQMYAAYAEGEDLRDLVNIVGREALSERDNKFLDFADRFEEEFVQQGYDNSRSIEETLELGWDLLSMLPKEALNRIDEDLIEEHYREDDSELVETTAD; from the coding sequence ATGAAAGAGTATCAGACAATCACAGAGATCAGCGGTCCGCTGGTGTTTGCCGAGGTGGACGAGCCGATCGGCTACGACGAGATCGTCGAGATCGAGACACCAGACGGCGACGTCAAACGCGGACAGATTCTGGAATCGAGCCAGGGGCTCGTCGCGATTCAGGTTTTCGAGGGAACCGAGGGAATCGACCGCCAGTCCTCCGTTCGGTTCCTCGGCGAGACCATGAAGATGCCCGTCACCGAGGATCTGCTCGGCCGGGTGCTCGACGGTTCCGGGAACCCCATCGACGGCGGTCCCGAGATCGTTCCGGACGAGCGCATCGACATCGTCGGCGAGGCGATCAACCCCTACGCCCGCGAGTACCCCGAGGAGTTCATCCAGACCGGCGTTTCGGCCATCGACGGCATGAACACGCTGGTTCGCGGGCAGAAGCTACCGATCTTCTCCGGTTCAGGCCTGCCTCACAGCGATCTCGCCCTGCAGATCGCCCGACAGGCGTCCGTTCCGGAAGAGGAAGAGGGCGACGGTGAGGGCTCGGAGTTCGCGGTGATCTTCGGCGCGATGGGGATCACCCAGGAGGAGGCAAACGAGTTCATGGACGACTTCGAGCGCACCGGCGCACTGGAACGCTCGGTCGTCTTCATGAACCTCGCGGACGACCCCGCAGTCGAGCGGACAGTCACGCCGCGACTTGCCCTGACGACCGCCGAGTATCTCGCCTTCGAGAAGGATTACCACGTACTGGTGATCCTCACCGACATGACCAACTACTGTGAGGCACTGCGCGAGATCGGTGCCGCACGTGAGGAGGTCCCGGGTCGGCGTGGCTACCCCGGATACATGTACACCGACCTGGCCCAGCTCTACGAGCGTGCGGGTCGGATCGAAGGTCGTGAGGGATCGGTTACCCAGATCCCGATCCTCACGATGCCCGGCGACGACGACACCCACCCGATCCCGGACCTGACCGGGTACATTACCGAGGGCCAGATCTACATCGATCGGGACCTCAACAGCCAGGGCGTCAAGCCCCCGATCAACGTCCTGCCGAGCCTCTCGCGACTCATGGACGACGGGATCGGCGAGGGACTGACCCGTGGCGACCACGGCGACGTCTCCGACCAGATGTACGCCGCCTACGCCGAGGGTGAGGACCTGCGCGATCTGGTGAACATCGTCGGGCGCGAGGCGCTCTCCGAACGGGACAACAAGTTCCTCGATTTCGCTGACCGGTTCGAAGAGGAGTTCGTCCAGCAGGGCTACGACAACAGCCGATCGATCGAGGAGACGCTGGAACTCGGCTGGGATCTGCTCTCGATGCTGCCGAAAGAGGCCCTGAACCGCATCGACGAGGACCTCATCGAGGAGCACTACCGCGAGGACGACTCCGAGCTCGTCGAGACGACCGCCGACTGA
- a CDS encoding inorganic phosphate transporter → MVDLTTGLLFVVAAAASLFAAWTIGAGSTGATPFAPAVGANAITTMRATFIVGILGFAGAVLQGAAVTETVGEGLIRGVTLSPLAAAVALTIAAIYIAAGVFKGYPIATAFAITGSVVGVGLAMGGEPAWQEYGEIGLYWLLTPVVGVPAAYATTKFLRSDVKETIATALLVVIVGVVIANMEFLLLGPPDEQMSIAAVLGAQIPGPQIGGVLGITAVIAGGLSALSVRAVRYDPIRAQRWLLLSLGALVAFTAGGGKVGLAVGPLVPLLGEVLGDVAITPVLIFGGIGILFGSWMVSSRMIKALSQDYADLGPRRSVAILVPSFVIAQIGIFYGIPMSFNQIFISAIGGMGLAAGGAGVSREKFLYTALAWIGSLIFSLVIGYGVYAGVREVTGLE, encoded by the coding sequence ATGGTAGACCTGACGACTGGACTCCTGTTCGTCGTTGCCGCTGCCGCGAGCCTTTTTGCCGCGTGGACGATTGGCGCGGGATCGACCGGTGCCACACCCTTTGCACCCGCGGTCGGCGCGAACGCGATCACCACGATGCGTGCCACCTTCATCGTGGGTATCCTCGGCTTCGCCGGCGCGGTGTTACAGGGTGCGGCGGTCACCGAAACCGTCGGCGAGGGGTTGATCCGTGGTGTTACTCTCTCACCGCTGGCAGCGGCGGTTGCACTCACCATCGCGGCAATCTACATCGCTGCGGGGGTCTTCAAGGGGTATCCGATAGCCACTGCGTTCGCGATCACTGGCAGCGTTGTCGGTGTTGGTCTCGCAATGGGTGGAGAACCGGCCTGGCAGGAGTACGGCGAGATCGGACTCTACTGGCTATTGACGCCGGTTGTCGGTGTGCCTGCCGCGTATGCGACGACCAAGTTCCTCCGAAGCGACGTCAAAGAGACGATCGCAACGGCATTGCTCGTTGTGATCGTCGGGGTAGTCATCGCCAACATGGAGTTTCTCCTGCTTGGGCCGCCCGACGAGCAGATGTCGATTGCGGCCGTGCTCGGGGCGCAGATTCCGGGGCCACAGATCGGCGGTGTGCTTGGTATCACGGCTGTCATCGCCGGTGGCCTCTCTGCGCTATCGGTCCGGGCCGTCCGCTACGACCCGATTCGGGCCCAGCGCTGGCTACTGTTGTCTCTTGGCGCACTGGTCGCGTTCACCGCAGGCGGCGGGAAGGTCGGTCTCGCTGTCGGCCCGCTCGTCCCGCTGCTTGGCGAAGTGCTCGGCGATGTCGCGATCACGCCCGTGCTGATCTTCGGCGGAATCGGAATCCTATTCGGTTCCTGGATGGTCTCCTCGCGTATGATCAAGGCGCTCTCACAGGACTACGCCGACCTTGGCCCGAGACGCTCTGTCGCGATCCTCGTGCCGTCCTTCGTCATTGCTCAGATCGGGATCTTCTATGGCATTCCCATGTCATTCAATCAGATATTCATCAGTGCGATCGGTGGGATGGGACTCGCCGCGGGCGGTGCCGGGGTTAGCCGAGAGAAGTTTCTCTACACCGCGCTCGCGTGGATCGGTTCCCTGATTTTCTCGCTTGTGATCGGCTACGGCGTCTACGCCGGCGTCCGGGAGGTGACCGGGCTGGAGTGA
- the trmY gene encoding tRNA (pseudouridine(54)-N(1))-methyltransferase TrmY: protein MRQFIVHGHDAPVESDFALSDLAGGAGRLDVLCRCVNSAFFLSHDIREDVRVHLVLQDEFTVTFEGSELRRLNPDERSTAALVRNALEEREEAIGHIPVETSPGVSLRRMGFEDLLNDIEGTVVQLHEDGDSIVEVDAPSDPVFVLSDHHDFEPWEADLLVEYSDLRVRLGPERLHADHAITVAQHYLDTDGYTRF from the coding sequence ATGCGCCAGTTCATCGTGCACGGTCACGACGCGCCCGTCGAATCGGATTTCGCGCTTTCGGATCTCGCGGGCGGGGCGGGTCGCCTCGACGTGCTCTGTCGGTGTGTCAACTCCGCGTTCTTTCTCTCCCACGACATTCGCGAGGACGTCCGCGTCCATCTCGTCTTGCAGGACGAGTTTACAGTGACGTTCGAGGGGAGCGAGCTCCGCCGGCTGAATCCCGACGAGCGCTCGACTGCGGCGCTCGTCCGCAATGCCCTCGAAGAGCGCGAGGAGGCGATCGGACACATCCCCGTCGAGACCTCGCCCGGCGTCTCGCTCAGACGGATGGGGTTCGAGGACCTCCTCAACGATATCGAGGGGACGGTCGTCCAGCTCCACGAGGACGGCGATTCGATCGTCGAGGTTGATGCACCGAGCGATCCCGTGTTCGTTCTCTCGGATCACCACGATTTCGAGCCGTGGGAGGCCGATCTACTGGTTGAGTACTCCGACCTGCGCGTCCGGCTCGGCCCGGAGCGGCTACACGCCGACCACGCGATCACCGTCGCGCAACACTACCTCGATACCGACGGTTACACGCGCTTTTGA